One window of the Acaryochloris sp. CCMEE 5410 genome contains the following:
- the gltS gene encoding sodium/glutamate symporter: protein MIETVVDIDCLTFLLVSIFILGIGILLTRTLPLLRTLNIPAAVSGGLIGCGLVAYVNLFTPWHLQFDLSLRDNLLLIFFSTIGLAARFKQLKEGGKTLAAVIGVMIAFLFLQNAVGIGVACLVGCPPIFGLLGGTIAFVGGHGTAITWGTLLEAQGWAGALEFSLAAATLGLIVGGVLAGPISQHLIRRFELESLSLPSDAVAESPVTMPTSLEGMFGIVLLIATSLSVGLGIHLFTLDWGIVLPRFLPIMLVAILLINLLDWGNISINDSALSFWNDVSLQLFLVMSLMNLQILSWMQTAGPLLIILGVQTLCAGLFAYFVVFWAAGRDYDASVICAGFTGMVLGAMPVGMANMTTITQRYGPSPKALLVIPLLGACCMDIANAVVIQFFLMLSP, encoded by the coding sequence ATGATTGAGACCGTTGTTGACATTGACTGTTTAACCTTTCTACTGGTCAGCATTTTTATTCTTGGGATTGGCATCCTTTTGACCCGCACCCTCCCTCTCCTCAGAACCCTGAATATTCCTGCTGCCGTTTCGGGGGGGCTGATTGGCTGTGGCCTAGTGGCCTATGTCAACCTCTTCACACCTTGGCATTTACAGTTTGATCTGAGCTTGCGCGACAATCTGCTTTTGATCTTCTTTAGTACGATTGGCCTAGCCGCTCGCTTTAAGCAGCTGAAAGAAGGGGGAAAAACCCTTGCTGCTGTGATTGGGGTGATGATTGCCTTTTTATTCCTGCAAAACGCAGTCGGGATCGGGGTAGCCTGCTTAGTCGGTTGCCCTCCTATCTTTGGACTGCTTGGAGGGACGATTGCCTTTGTGGGCGGTCATGGTACAGCGATCACCTGGGGAACATTGCTTGAGGCCCAAGGGTGGGCTGGTGCATTGGAATTTAGCCTCGCAGCTGCCACCTTAGGGTTGATTGTGGGAGGGGTTTTAGCGGGACCCATTAGTCAGCATTTGATTCGCCGGTTTGAGCTGGAGTCCCTATCTCTTCCCTCTGATGCTGTGGCGGAAAGCCCAGTAACGATGCCAACGAGTTTGGAAGGCATGTTTGGGATTGTATTGTTAATTGCGACATCCCTAAGTGTGGGACTGGGAATACATCTGTTCACGCTGGATTGGGGCATTGTCTTGCCCCGATTTCTGCCCATCATGCTGGTGGCTATTCTCCTGATCAATCTCCTAGATTGGGGAAATATTTCGATCAACGATTCAGCCCTGTCCTTTTGGAATGACGTTAGCCTTCAGCTTTTCCTGGTCATGAGTTTGATGAACTTGCAAATCTTGTCATGGATGCAAACGGCTGGTCCCTTGCTGATCATTCTGGGCGTCCAAACCCTTTGTGCCGGGCTTTTTGCCTATTTTGTGGTGTTTTGGGCTGCAGGTCGTGATTATGATGCCAGCGTGATCTGTGCTGGTTTTACGGGAATGGTTCTTGGAGCCATGCCTGTGGGAATGGCAAATATGACCACGATTACCCAGCGCTATGGGCCTTCTCCCAAAGCCTTGCTGGTCATTCCTTTATTGGGAGCTTGCTGTATGGATATTGCTAATGCGGTCGTTATTCAATTCTTTTTAATGCTGTCACCATAA